Proteins from one Brevinematia bacterium genomic window:
- a CDS encoding TlpA disulfide reductase family protein, producing MKYMVKFGKLVMLVLLVVCLQYYGYGSKAKDVGWKYPPFIFKARSIDGGVVDLSKYVGKRLLVVNFWASWCPPCKYEIPDLINLQEEFSNDILLVGVSVDRNLEDVKIISQKYKFNYPIVHDSDGGITQLYGGIYSIPVTFIIGYDGKIVERIVGARSFDVFKSYILRYLRSSKK from the coding sequence ATGAAGTACATGGTGAAATTTGGGAAATTAGTGATGTTGGTTTTGTTAGTGGTGTGTCTTCAATATTATGGTTATGGTAGTAAGGCGAAGGATGTTGGGTGGAAGTATCCTCCTTTTATATTTAAGGCACGATCAATAGATGGTGGTGTTGTAGATCTTTCTAAATATGTTGGCAAGAGGCTTTTGGTGGTTAATTTCTGGGCTAGTTGGTGTCCTCCTTGCAAGTATGAGATACCTGACCTTATAAATCTTCAAGAGGAATTTAGTAATGATATTTTGCTAGTTGGGGTTTCTGTTGACCGTAACTTAGAAGATGTGAAGATAATTTCGCAAAAGTATAAGTTTAATTATCCCATTGTGCATGACTCGGATGGTGGAATAACTCAGCTGTATGGTGGTATATACTCTATACCTGTTACTTTTATAATAGGTTATGATGGAAAGATAGTGGAGAGGATAGTAGGGGCTAGGAGTTTTGATGTTTTTAAGTCTTACATTTTGCGTTATCTGAGGAGTAGTAAGAAGTGA
- a CDS encoding P-II family nitrogen regulator has translation MKYVIAIIRPEKLDEVKEALREIDVSRMTVTEVQGYGRQRGYLDEVLGVDKGIRFVRKIKLEIAVNDEFLEPTINTILRVAKTEDGRIGDGKIFVIPLEEVVRIRTGERGREAI, from the coding sequence ATGAAGTATGTGATAGCCATAATAAGGCCGGAAAAACTAGATGAAGTTAAGGAGGCTTTAAGAGAGATTGATGTATCTAGAATGACTGTTACTGAAGTTCAAGGTTATGGCAGGCAGAGAGGGTATCTTGACGAGGTTTTGGGAGTGGATAAAGGAATAAGGTTTGTTAGGAAAATAAAGCTTGAAATAGCAGTAAATGATGAATTTCTAGAACCTACCATAAATACCATTCTTAGAGTAGCAAAAACTGAGGATGGTAGGATAGGCGATGGTAAGATATTTGTTATTCCTCTTGAGGAGGTAGTGAGAATAAGAACTGGCGAGAGAGGAAGGGAAGCTATATGA
- a CDS encoding RsmE family RNA methyltransferase, with protein MKIVFSSAKNRIVGDKVVIEEASDFRHLRKVQRIKIGEEMLFFELERQLQFRCKVVEFGKEKIILRILESNHILRSKPEVFVVQALIQKGAFEDELNRLSELGVDFIQPIISKHSQNFDFNEKYLERLKRIVYEGAKAVGNPFPTTVLKPFSITKGFSKFEEFVKSFEDNTKFLLFTNREINNISINFLDILPSLRGYDRIVVCVGSEGGFTEEEENTIASLGFTPVNLGKSILLRSDTVCVGVSFSLRLLKF; from the coding sequence ATGAAAATTGTTTTCTCATCTGCAAAAAACAGAATAGTCGGGGACAAAGTTGTTATTGAGGAAGCTAGTGATTTTAGGCATCTAAGGAAGGTTCAAAGGATAAAAATAGGTGAGGAGATGCTGTTTTTTGAGTTAGAAAGGCAGTTGCAGTTTAGATGTAAAGTCGTAGAGTTTGGAAAAGAGAAAATAATACTTAGAATACTAGAAAGTAACCACATCTTAAGAAGTAAGCCAGAAGTTTTTGTAGTCCAAGCACTGATACAGAAAGGAGCATTTGAAGATGAACTGAACAGATTATCAGAACTAGGAGTGGACTTTATCCAACCTATCATCTCAAAACATTCTCAGAATTTTGACTTTAATGAAAAATACCTAGAGAGACTAAAAAGGATCGTTTACGAAGGTGCCAAAGCTGTAGGAAACCCTTTCCCTACTACTGTTCTTAAGCCATTTAGTATAACAAAAGGTTTTAGCAAATTTGAAGAATTTGTTAAAAGCTTTGAAGATAACACCAAATTTCTGCTTTTCACAAACAGAGAAATCAACAACATCTCTATAAATTTCCTTGACATCTTACCAAGTCTGAGGGGATATGATAGGATAGTTGTGTGCGTTGGTAGCGAAGGGGGATTTACTGAAGAGGAAGAGAACACTATTGCTTCTCTCGGTTTTACTCCTGTGAACCTAGGTAAGAGTATTCTTTTAAGGTCTGACACAGTTTGTGTAGGAGTAAGCTTTTCCTTAAGACTTTTGAAATTTTAA